One genomic region from Kineobactrum salinum encodes:
- a CDS encoding TIGR02680 family protein: MTEALLQAPTRPSLPAPQLERWQPLRIGLVELFHYDSEEFWFHDGHLLLRGNNGTGKSKVLSLTLPLLFDAQLRSSRVEPDGDSGKKMAWNLLVGSYPRRIGYSWIEFGRCDRDGSAHYLTLGAGLSAVAGRAKVDSWYFVLEADDAAPAPRLGQDLWLTNAQRVVLTKERLREVIAGRGQLFESGQSYRRAVDERLFHLGQRRYDALMDTLIQLRQPQLSKKPDETGLSNALSESLPPLPAELLGDVAEALNQLEEDRNQLEEARRLEQAVSQFEHRYRRYTGMLARRQARELRQAQTGFDNASEARNRAQTLLEQAQETETAATRTLEAAKQAMSKARARVETLQSDPANQDANRLTQAENDAKQRREDATKAGRGRDDAGSKLQRETELGRQRGQQARQARTALEDARTRTLETARPAGVDADIVTNPLLAHRPETLASTPPAPQDSTDALRAVVSRRRQDIVHLRQRHAEVDRQQAASALAEENVQAIRAELDELLEQRGQADLRAEQEAAALLGAWANYSADLVELRFDDEEPLRELADWAARPEGDNPARAALETAWRAALQGYAERQAKLDAQRETLRLQRVELKAERERLLAGEDAVPPQSATRAPDVRRHRPGAPLWQLVDFQPQLKPEECAGLEAALEVSGLLDAWLSPDGSLTDSDGQPLLDTNWVRRAAVTGAGLNDALTPVLPDGCPVAETTLVALLDGVAYGLHEPADAEIWLSPDGRFRLGALAGAWGKSEAHYIGHTARERARQRRLAEIVTALAELDAVDAELQRQFEALKTNRQSAERERQGMPSDRPLHDAIAAATSAGNEVNRANQRLEQANARHREMEAALQTAREQLRHDAADLRLPSEPERLSDVEQVLETFDQAQAKLVRAANDWQRDWPAYLDQQQRESEARETLERAEDALIQANELAEQATSRFETLQQSIGQKVDALLQALREAKGQLNQTETQLEESNTVLRKAGEKRAIAETEARQKEEQLTERITERQQAVEGLHRFADSGLLASALPDLALPESWSVDPALNLARRVEQALTQLDDSDNAWTRVQRQIAEDLTELQRALSALGHQAMSEPNDWGFSVHIQYQNRAENPATLAALLAEDIAQRSELLSAREREVLENHLQAEIAAELQRLMRAADERVHDINEELHKRPTSTGVRYRLQWEPLSVDEGAPAGLDVARTRLLNTSSDLWSVEDRRAVGSMLQQQIAAERTRSDADATGSSLIDQLARALDYRHWHRFRIQRQQDGQWRKLSGPASSGERALGLTVPLFAAIASFYGHGGSPLAPRLMLLDEAFAGIDDAARAHCMGLIREFDLDFVITSEREWACYAELPGVAICQLQRREGIDAVFVSRWTWDGREKRAESDPDRRFPPP; encoded by the coding sequence ATGACCGAAGCTCTGCTGCAGGCGCCAACCCGGCCTTCCCTGCCTGCGCCCCAACTCGAACGCTGGCAACCGCTGCGTATTGGTCTGGTCGAGCTGTTTCATTATGACAGCGAGGAGTTCTGGTTCCACGACGGGCACCTGCTGTTGCGCGGCAACAATGGCACTGGAAAATCCAAGGTGCTTTCTCTGACGCTGCCGCTGCTGTTCGACGCGCAGCTGCGCTCCTCGCGGGTCGAGCCGGATGGCGACAGCGGCAAGAAAATGGCCTGGAACCTGCTGGTGGGCAGTTATCCCCGCCGCATCGGCTACAGTTGGATCGAGTTCGGCCGCTGCGACCGGGATGGCAGCGCGCATTACCTCACCCTCGGTGCTGGTCTGTCCGCCGTGGCCGGCAGGGCAAAGGTCGATAGTTGGTACTTCGTGCTGGAAGCTGATGATGCGGCGCCTGCCCCGCGCCTCGGCCAGGATCTGTGGTTGACCAATGCACAGCGTGTGGTGCTGACCAAAGAAAGGCTGCGCGAGGTGATAGCCGGGCGCGGCCAGCTGTTCGAGAGTGGCCAGAGTTATCGCCGCGCCGTGGACGAACGGCTGTTCCACCTGGGCCAGCGCCGCTACGACGCGCTGATGGACACCCTGATCCAGTTGCGCCAGCCGCAGTTGTCGAAAAAACCCGACGAGACCGGTTTGTCCAACGCCCTGAGTGAATCGTTGCCGCCACTGCCGGCCGAGTTGCTGGGCGATGTCGCCGAAGCGCTTAATCAACTGGAGGAGGATCGCAACCAACTCGAAGAGGCGCGTCGTCTGGAGCAGGCGGTCTCTCAGTTCGAGCACCGTTACCGGCGCTACACCGGCATGTTGGCACGACGCCAGGCGCGAGAACTGCGCCAGGCCCAGACCGGTTTCGACAACGCCAGCGAGGCGCGCAACCGGGCTCAAACCCTGCTGGAGCAGGCGCAGGAAACGGAGACCGCCGCCACTCGGACGCTCGAGGCGGCAAAACAGGCCATGAGTAAAGCCCGGGCCCGGGTTGAGACGCTGCAAAGTGATCCCGCCAATCAGGATGCCAACCGGCTGACCCAGGCGGAAAACGACGCCAAACAGCGCCGTGAGGACGCCACCAAAGCAGGCCGTGGGCGCGATGATGCGGGATCGAAACTGCAACGAGAGACCGAACTTGGCCGGCAACGCGGCCAACAGGCCAGGCAGGCCCGTACCGCGCTGGAAGACGCTCGCACCCGCACGCTGGAAACCGCCAGGCCCGCCGGTGTGGACGCCGATATCGTCACCAATCCATTACTCGCTCACCGGCCCGAGACATTGGCCAGCACCCCGCCCGCTCCGCAAGATTCCACCGACGCTCTGCGTGCGGTGGTTTCGCGCCGACGCCAGGATATCGTCCATTTGCGTCAACGCCATGCCGAGGTGGACAGGCAACAGGCAGCATCGGCACTGGCGGAGGAAAATGTCCAGGCCATCCGTGCCGAACTGGACGAGTTGCTGGAGCAGCGTGGACAGGCCGACCTGCGCGCCGAACAGGAGGCCGCGGCCTTGCTCGGCGCCTGGGCCAACTACAGCGCCGACTTGGTGGAATTGCGCTTCGACGATGAAGAACCACTGCGCGAGCTGGCGGACTGGGCTGCCCGCCCGGAGGGTGACAACCCGGCAAGGGCCGCCCTGGAAACAGCCTGGCGGGCCGCCTTGCAGGGCTATGCCGAGCGCCAGGCGAAACTGGATGCCCAACGCGAAACCCTGCGGTTACAAAGGGTCGAACTGAAGGCCGAGCGCGAGCGGCTGCTCGCCGGCGAGGATGCGGTTCCGCCGCAGTCGGCCACCCGCGCGCCCGATGTGCGCAGACACCGCCCCGGTGCGCCGCTGTGGCAACTGGTGGACTTTCAACCGCAGTTGAAGCCTGAGGAGTGCGCCGGACTGGAAGCCGCCCTCGAAGTCAGCGGGCTGCTCGATGCCTGGTTGTCGCCGGACGGGTCGCTGACCGACAGCGATGGCCAACCCCTGCTGGACACGAACTGGGTCCGGCGGGCGGCGGTAACGGGCGCCGGCCTGAACGATGCCTTGACCCCGGTGCTGCCGGACGGTTGTCCGGTGGCCGAAACCACGCTCGTCGCGCTGCTGGACGGTGTGGCCTATGGTCTGCATGAACCCGCCGACGCCGAAATCTGGTTGTCGCCGGACGGCCGTTTCCGCCTCGGGGCGCTGGCCGGCGCCTGGGGCAAATCCGAAGCACACTACATCGGCCATACCGCGCGTGAACGCGCGCGCCAGCGACGATTGGCGGAAATCGTCACCGCCCTTGCAGAACTCGATGCGGTTGATGCCGAACTCCAGCGCCAGTTCGAGGCGCTGAAAACCAACCGCCAGTCGGCCGAGCGAGAGCGGCAGGGAATGCCGTCCGACCGCCCGCTGCACGATGCCATCGCAGCGGCGACCAGCGCGGGCAACGAGGTCAATCGGGCAAACCAGCGCCTGGAACAAGCCAACGCCCGCCACCGTGAAATGGAAGCGGCACTGCAAACCGCCCGCGAACAATTGCGGCACGACGCGGCAGACCTGCGCCTGCCATCCGAGCCCGAGCGGTTGTCGGACGTCGAGCAGGTGCTGGAGACCTTCGATCAGGCTCAGGCAAAACTGGTCCGGGCGGCAAACGACTGGCAGCGCGACTGGCCGGCGTATCTCGATCAGCAGCAGCGCGAAAGCGAGGCACGCGAGACACTGGAACGCGCGGAAGATGCGCTGATTCAGGCCAATGAACTTGCCGAACAGGCAACCAGCCGTTTCGAGACCCTGCAACAGTCCATCGGCCAGAAAGTGGATGCTTTGTTACAGGCGCTGCGTGAAGCAAAAGGGCAGCTCAACCAAACCGAAACCCAGTTGGAAGAATCAAATACAGTTCTCAGAAAGGCCGGTGAGAAACGTGCCATTGCGGAAACTGAAGCGAGACAGAAAGAGGAGCAACTGACCGAGCGCATCACCGAACGCCAACAGGCGGTTGAAGGCCTGCACCGTTTTGCCGATAGCGGCCTGCTGGCCTCCGCCTTGCCCGATCTGGCGCTGCCGGAAAGCTGGAGTGTCGATCCGGCGTTGAACCTGGCCCGCCGCGTCGAACAGGCGCTGACCCAGCTCGATGACAGCGACAACGCCTGGACCCGTGTGCAGCGCCAGATCGCGGAAGACCTGACCGAACTGCAACGCGCCCTCAGCGCACTGGGCCACCAGGCCATGTCCGAACCCAACGACTGGGGGTTTTCCGTCCATATCCAGTATCAAAACCGTGCCGAGAATCCCGCTACCCTGGCCGCGCTGCTGGCCGAGGATATCGCTCAGCGCAGCGAACTGTTGTCGGCGCGGGAACGGGAGGTGCTGGAAAACCACCTGCAGGCCGAGATCGCCGCTGAACTCCAACGCCTGATGCGTGCGGCAGACGAACGGGTCCATGACATCAACGAGGAGCTGCACAAGCGTCCGACCAGCACCGGCGTGCGCTATCGCCTGCAGTGGGAGCCGCTGTCCGTGGACGAAGGCGCACCGGCAGGGCTGGATGTCGCCCGCACACGCCTGCTGAACACCAGCTCCGACCTGTGGTCGGTGGAGGACCGGCGCGCGGTAGGCTCCATGTTGCAGCAGCAGATCGCCGCCGAACGCACACGCTCAGATGCTGACGCCACCGGCAGCAGTCTGATCGACCAACTCGCTCGCGCCCTGGACTACCGCCACTGGCACCGCTTTCGCATCCAGCGCCAGCAAGACGGGCAATGGCGCAAACTCTCCGGGCCGGCGTCGAGCGGCGAGCGCGCCCTGGGGCTCACCGTGCCCCTGTTCGCCGCAATCGCCAGTTTTTACGGCCACGGCGGCAGCCCGCTGGCGCCGCGACTGATGCTACTGGACGAAGCCTTCGCCGGTATTGACGACGCTGCCCGCGCCCACTGCATGGGGCTGATCCGCGAATTCGATCTGGACTTCGTCATCACCAGCGAGCGCGAGTGGGCCTGCTACGCTGAACTGCCCGGTGTGGCGATCTGCCAGTTGCAGCGCCGGGAAGGCATCGACGCGGTGTTCGTGTCGCGCTGGACCTGGGACGGTCGTGAGAAGCGTGCCGAATCCGATCCCGACCGCAGGTTTCCGCCGCCATGA
- a CDS encoding TIGR02678 family protein yields the protein MSTPPFHQEARRIGELQRTQQQDEFRRALRALLMRPLMSPEHADFPAVRRQAERLREWFAREAGWPLHVDREGARLFKRPADLSDPTRGLPGYDRRRYVLLCLACAVLERADPQITLKLLGDRIMQQATDPALAARGFTFTLRTASERRELVAVCRTLLEHGVLERVAGEEANFVHESSWQHSDALYDVHRRLLAGMLAAVRGPSTWRTEDAPLDTESRLQSLVAELRVDSEQGHRDALRHHLARQLLDDPVLYTASLKADAQAYFINQRGTMAGRLCEAAGLVAEQRAEGLALVDENGQLTDVAMPAEGTEAHATLLVAEYLAQRLRQTGEPTLITEAEVADFLRNAVGRYGRYWRKSARAPGAERELAGLTLDRLHRLSLIVRDTDGLHPLPAIARFSLGQTEVRARNSDTLSLLESLT from the coding sequence ATGAGCACTCCCCCATTTCACCAAGAGGCCCGACGTATTGGCGAGCTGCAGCGCACGCAACAGCAGGATGAATTTCGTCGTGCACTGCGCGCCCTGCTGATGCGCCCGTTGATGTCGCCTGAACACGCGGACTTTCCCGCCGTGCGACGCCAGGCGGAACGGCTGCGGGAATGGTTTGCACGCGAGGCCGGTTGGCCGTTGCACGTGGATCGTGAGGGTGCGCGGTTGTTCAAGCGACCGGCGGACTTGTCAGATCCTACGCGCGGCCTGCCAGGCTACGACCGGCGTCGCTATGTGCTGTTGTGCCTGGCCTGCGCGGTGTTGGAACGGGCCGACCCGCAGATCACCCTGAAACTGCTTGGCGACCGGATCATGCAGCAGGCAACCGATCCCGCACTGGCCGCGCGCGGCTTCACTTTTACCCTGCGCACGGCTTCTGAGCGGAGGGAACTGGTGGCCGTGTGCCGCACACTCCTGGAGCATGGCGTGCTGGAACGGGTGGCCGGCGAAGAGGCTAACTTCGTTCACGAGAGCAGCTGGCAACATTCGGACGCCCTTTACGACGTCCACCGGCGCCTGTTGGCGGGCATGCTGGCAGCGGTGCGTGGCCCTTCGACCTGGCGTACCGAGGACGCGCCGCTGGACACCGAATCCCGGTTGCAATCGTTGGTGGCTGAACTGCGGGTGGACAGCGAACAGGGTCACCGCGACGCCCTGCGCCACCATCTGGCGCGGCAGCTGCTTGACGACCCAGTGCTCTATACGGCGTCATTGAAAGCCGATGCCCAGGCCTACTTCATCAACCAGCGCGGCACCATGGCCGGCCGGCTGTGCGAGGCGGCCGGACTGGTCGCCGAACAGCGCGCCGAAGGACTCGCGCTGGTTGACGAAAACGGGCAGTTGACCGATGTGGCGATGCCGGCCGAGGGCACGGAGGCCCACGCCACGCTGCTGGTGGCCGAATATCTTGCCCAGCGCCTGCGCCAGACGGGTGAGCCGACGCTGATTACCGAGGCCGAAGTCGCGGACTTTCTGCGCAACGCCGTGGGGCGCTATGGACGCTATTGGCGCAAATCGGCGCGGGCGCCCGGTGCGGAGCGGGAGCTGGCCGGACTCACGCTGGATCGATTGCATCGCCTGAGCCTGATTGTCCGCGATACCGACGGTCTGCATCCCTTGCCCGCCATCGCGCGTTTCTCACTTGGCCAAACCGAGGTGCGGGCACGGAACTCTGATACCTTGTCATTGCTGGAATCCCTCACATGA
- a CDS encoding TIGR02677 family protein — protein METSSTDLFRHITADKTAFYRAIMDVFAAAKRQYRLQLRPDEVLTEAAWTSTPPGLEEVAQALSQLAEWGNLESQPDTARVSTLSDFYRARFLYRLSRGGEAVEAGLAVFERTLRLRAELQSVALEDIDSRLQALWQLLTHDEASGNGPDVAKTHEILRDLVRVFEDLADNAQAFMAGVARSLELHQADANMVVAYKRRLIEYLERFIGDLIRRSDTIARTLDNLSTRIDPVLLLVAEREARDAAPGNTTEQADETRQRQAAWRERWKGLRGWFLATGNEPPQAELLRARARAAIPQLLSAIAAVNERRSGRSDRSADFRVLAQWFADCASEEDTHRLARAAFALHPARHFSLEVQSEKEVPASTSWLEAPPLTINPRLREYGEAAPRGPLPRVRDRSEERALMARQLAEESRQVEAARRRLAHGRPTRLSRLGELDVHEFGLFLGLLSEALAEQSGPEQAVERRTGDGLLHIRLEPLAMDSQAHVHTPAGILSGRDHLLTISLVQELA, from the coding sequence ATGGAGACATCTTCGACCGACCTGTTCCGTCACATCACCGCAGACAAGACTGCGTTCTATCGCGCCATCATGGACGTATTCGCCGCCGCAAAGCGCCAGTACCGTCTGCAACTGCGTCCCGATGAAGTGCTGACCGAGGCCGCCTGGACGAGTACACCGCCCGGGCTGGAAGAAGTCGCCCAGGCGCTCTCGCAACTGGCCGAGTGGGGCAATCTGGAGTCGCAACCGGACACCGCCCGCGTCTCTACGCTCAGCGACTTCTATCGGGCGCGCTTTCTCTATCGGCTGTCGCGCGGTGGCGAGGCGGTGGAAGCCGGTCTGGCGGTTTTCGAACGCACCTTGCGGCTACGCGCCGAACTACAGAGTGTCGCGCTGGAGGATATCGACAGCCGCCTGCAGGCATTGTGGCAACTGCTCACTCACGATGAGGCATCGGGCAACGGACCGGATGTGGCCAAGACGCACGAGATACTGCGCGATCTGGTGCGTGTGTTCGAAGACTTGGCTGACAATGCCCAGGCCTTCATGGCTGGTGTCGCCCGCAGCCTGGAACTGCACCAGGCCGACGCCAATATGGTGGTGGCTTACAAGCGACGCCTGATTGAATACCTGGAACGTTTTATCGGTGACCTGATCCGTCGCTCCGATACCATCGCGCGTACCCTCGATAATCTGTCGACGCGCATCGACCCTGTTCTTCTTCTTGTTGCCGAACGAGAGGCGCGTGATGCCGCGCCGGGAAATACCACCGAGCAGGCTGATGAAACCCGGCAACGCCAGGCCGCCTGGCGAGAACGCTGGAAGGGCTTGCGTGGCTGGTTCCTGGCTACCGGCAATGAACCGCCACAGGCCGAATTGCTGCGGGCGCGGGCGAGGGCGGCGATCCCACAACTCCTGAGCGCCATCGCCGCCGTAAACGAGCGGCGCAGCGGACGCAGCGACCGTTCGGCGGATTTCCGTGTGCTGGCGCAGTGGTTTGCCGATTGCGCCAGCGAAGAAGATACCCACCGCCTGGCGCGCGCCGCCTTCGCGCTGCACCCTGCCCGCCATTTTTCACTCGAAGTTCAGTCCGAGAAGGAGGTGCCGGCCAGCACCTCCTGGCTGGAGGCCCCACCGCTGACCATCAACCCGAGGTTGCGCGAATATGGCGAGGCGGCGCCGCGTGGGCCACTGCCGCGGGTGCGTGATCGCAGCGAGGAACGCGCCCTGATGGCCCGGCAACTGGCGGAGGAATCGCGTCAGGTCGAGGCGGCGCGGCGGCGCCTGGCTCACGGCCGACCCACCCGCCTGTCGAGGCTGGGCGAACTCGATGTGCATGAGTTCGGTCTGTTCCTCGGTTTGCTGAGCGAGGCTCTGGCCGAGCAGTCCGGTCCCGAACAAGCCGTCGAACGACGTACCGGCGATGGCTTGCTGCATATTCGCCTGGAACCGCTGGCCATGGATAGCCAGGCCCACGTTCACACGCCGGCGGGCATTCTTTCCGGTCGCGATCATCTGCTGACCATCAGCCTGGTGCAGGAACTGGCATGA
- a CDS encoding Fic family protein, producing MIRTDSLQITPEILGLITRVDEFKGAWRALGTLAPDRLSALRRVATIESIGSSTRIEGSRLSDRDVERLLSNLQTNTFTTRDEQEVAGYAEVMDLVFASWQDISLTENHIKQLHQNLLVYSDKDTRHRGHYKTSNNSVAAFDEKGNPLGVVFETASPFDTPRLLTEMVTWFNDERAANRLHPLLLIGIWVVVFLEIHPFQDGNGRLSRVLTTLLLLQAGYAYVPYSSLESVIEQSKETYYLALRQTQGTIRSDAPNWQPWLLFFLKALAQQVHQLNRKLEREKLVLAALPTLALQIVEFAREHGRITMAEAIRLTDSNRNTLKQHFRTLVEQGHLVRHGAGRGAWYELR from the coding sequence ATGATACGAACCGACTCCCTGCAGATCACCCCGGAAATCCTGGGACTGATCACCCGTGTCGACGAGTTCAAAGGCGCTTGGCGTGCCTTGGGCACCCTCGCGCCTGACCGGCTGTCGGCACTGCGGCGGGTGGCCACTATCGAGAGTATTGGTTCCTCCACACGCATCGAGGGTAGCCGTCTGTCGGACCGGGATGTTGAGCGCCTGCTATCCAACCTGCAGACCAATACCTTCACCACCCGCGACGAGCAGGAAGTGGCTGGTTATGCCGAGGTGATGGATCTGGTGTTTGCCTCTTGGCAGGACATCAGCTTGACGGAGAACCACATCAAACAATTGCATCAGAACCTGCTGGTGTACAGTGACAAGGACACCCGGCATCGAGGCCACTATAAAACTTCGAACAACAGCGTGGCCGCCTTCGATGAAAAGGGTAATCCCCTGGGCGTTGTGTTCGAAACCGCAAGCCCCTTCGATACGCCACGCCTGCTGACCGAAATGGTCACCTGGTTCAATGACGAACGCGCCGCCAACCGGCTTCATCCCCTGCTGCTCATCGGCATCTGGGTGGTCGTCTTTCTGGAAATCCATCCCTTCCAGGATGGCAATGGCCGCCTGAGCCGGGTGTTGACCACCCTCCTGCTGTTGCAGGCCGGCTATGCCTATGTACCCTACAGTTCGCTCGAAAGCGTGATCGAGCAAAGCAAGGAAACCTACTACCTGGCCCTGCGCCAGACCCAGGGCACCATCCGTAGCGATGCGCCAAACTGGCAGCCTTGGCTGCTCTTCTTCCTGAAAGCCCTCGCCCAACAAGTTCATCAGCTCAACCGCAAGCTGGAGCGGGAAAAGCTGGTACTGGCAGCTCTGCCGACTCTTGCGTTGCAGATTGTCGAGTTCGCACGAGAGCATGGCCGCATCACCATGGCCGAAGCCATTCGCCTGACTGACAGCAACCGAAACACGCTTAAACAGCACTTTCGAACCTTGGTGGAGCAAGGGCATCTTGTCCGGCATGGTGCCGGGCGTGGAGCCTGGTATGAGTTGAGGTAG
- the fdxA gene encoding ferredoxin FdxA codes for MTFVVGEQCIKCKHTDCVEVCPVDCFYEGPNFLVIHPDECIDCALCEPECPVDAIYSEDELPEDQQVFLELNAELAEVWPNITEMKPAPDDAEEWAHKPNKLPLLER; via the coding sequence ATGACATTTGTTGTAGGCGAGCAATGTATCAAATGCAAACATACCGACTGTGTGGAAGTGTGCCCGGTGGATTGCTTCTATGAGGGTCCGAACTTCCTGGTGATCCACCCGGATGAGTGCATTGATTGCGCGCTGTGTGAGCCCGAATGCCCGGTGGACGCGATCTATTCCGAGGATGAACTGCCCGAGGACCAGCAGGTCTTCCTGGAGCTCAATGCCGAACTGGCCGAGGTGTGGCCCAATATCACCGAAATGAAGCCGGCCCCGGACGATGCCGAGGAGTGGGCGCACAAGCCCAACAAGCTGCCCTTGCTGGAGCGCTAA
- the rpoS gene encoding RNA polymerase sigma factor RpoS yields the protein MEHDAASGDEFSSEREEVILDADELAFDRAKSARCIEKSLDATQLYLNEIGFSPLLTADEEKHYSRLARKGDENGRKRMIESNLRLVVKISRRYINRGLTLLDLIEEGNLGLIRAVEKFDPERGFRFSTYATWWIRQTIERAIMNQTRTIRLPIHVVKELNVYLRAARELTQRLDHEPTAEEIAEMLDKPATDVKRLLGLNERVTSIDVPVGPDSDKAVLDTIADAQGSDPSQLLQDRDIHDSIGVWLDELSEKQREVVSRRFGLRGHESSTLEEVGREIGLTRERVRQIQVEALRRLRSIMEMQGLSGDSLFN from the coding sequence GTGGAGCACGACGCGGCTAGCGGGGATGAGTTCTCCAGTGAACGTGAAGAGGTCATACTGGATGCGGACGAGCTGGCCTTTGACCGCGCCAAATCCGCCCGTTGCATTGAAAAATCCCTGGATGCGACCCAGCTTTATCTCAATGAAATAGGCTTTTCGCCGTTGCTGACCGCTGACGAGGAAAAGCACTATTCCCGTCTTGCCCGCAAGGGTGACGAGAACGGCCGCAAGCGCATGATCGAGAGCAATCTGCGGCTGGTCGTGAAGATTTCCCGGCGCTATATCAACCGTGGCTTGACCCTGCTGGACCTGATCGAAGAGGGTAACCTGGGTCTGATACGGGCGGTGGAAAAATTCGACCCGGAGCGGGGCTTTCGTTTTTCCACTTACGCCACCTGGTGGATTCGCCAGACCATAGAGCGGGCGATAATGAACCAGACCCGCACTATCCGCCTGCCCATCCACGTAGTGAAGGAGCTCAATGTGTACCTGCGTGCCGCGCGGGAACTCACCCAGCGCCTGGATCATGAGCCCACCGCGGAAGAGATCGCGGAGATGCTGGACAAGCCCGCCACGGACGTCAAGCGGTTGCTGGGCCTGAACGAACGCGTTACTTCCATCGATGTGCCGGTAGGACCCGATTCCGACAAGGCCGTGCTGGACACTATCGCCGATGCCCAGGGGAGTGACCCATCCCAGCTGTTGCAGGACAGGGATATTCACGACAGCATTGGCGTCTGGCTCGACGAGCTTTCGGAAAAGCAGCGTGAGGTTGTGTCCCGGCGGTTCGGGCTGCGCGGCCATGAAAGCAGTACGCTGGAGGAAGTGGGCAGGGAGATTGGCCTGACCCGGGAGCGTGTGCGCCAGATCCAGGTAGAGGCTCTGCGGCGGTTGCGCAGTATCATGGAGATGCAGGGTTTGAGCGGCGACTCACTGTTCAACTAG
- a CDS encoding peptidoglycan DD-metalloendopeptidase family protein: protein MSDAWRAQLVCLLLLVLTACAGGPPAPIEDRRTPATTHLPLPADSYVVRRGDTLYSIAFRFGQDYREVAARNGIRAPYTIHPGQRLRVIGDATGSAARSGHAVRHTPPPEPISSGPAEATAPRRDSTVSPDRGASRPSSPARTTPVPPQRPPASATRPPAAPPTAAAVLAPVTAWRWPTPGRVTRGYSATVHKGIDIGGQRGDPVVAVAAGQVVYAGTGIVGFGELLIVKHDDVHLSAYGHNDRLLVAEGELVRAGQEIAKKGSTGTDSVKLHFEIRREGKPLDPLHFLPPR, encoded by the coding sequence GTGTCTGATGCCTGGCGCGCGCAGCTGGTTTGTTTACTGCTGCTGGTACTGACAGCCTGTGCCGGTGGCCCACCCGCACCGATTGAGGACCGCCGTACGCCCGCCACCACCCATCTGCCCCTGCCGGCGGACAGCTATGTTGTCCGGCGTGGCGATACCTTGTATTCAATCGCATTTCGCTTCGGCCAGGATTATCGGGAGGTGGCCGCGCGCAATGGTATTCGCGCACCCTACACCATCCACCCGGGCCAGCGTTTGCGGGTCATCGGCGATGCCACCGGGAGCGCAGCGCGTTCCGGGCATGCCGTACGTCACACTCCCCCACCCGAACCCATAAGCAGCGGGCCAGCGGAGGCGACAGCGCCCCGCCGTGACAGCACTGTGTCCCCCGACAGGGGTGCCAGCCGACCATCGAGCCCGGCCAGAACGACACCAGTGCCCCCGCAGCGCCCCCCTGCATCCGCTACCCGGCCCCCGGCTGCGCCACCGACCGCGGCGGCTGTGCTGGCCCCTGTTACGGCCTGGCGCTGGCCCACCCCGGGGCGGGTAACGCGGGGCTATTCAGCTACTGTGCACAAAGGGATTGATATTGGCGGACAGCGGGGTGATCCGGTGGTGGCGGTCGCGGCGGGCCAGGTGGTCTATGCGGGCACCGGGATCGTGGGTTTTGGCGAGTTGCTGATCGTGAAGCACGACGATGTCCATCTCAGCGCCTACGGGCACAATGACCGCCTGCTGGTGGCCGAGGGCGAACTGGTGCGGGCCGGACAGGAAATCGCGAAAAAAGGCAGCACTGGCACCGACTCCGTCAAGCTGCATTTTGAGATCCGCAGGGAGGGAAAGCCGCTGGATCCGCTGCACTTCCTGCCCCCCCGGTAG